One Betta splendens chromosome 5, fBetSpl5.4, whole genome shotgun sequence genomic window, GTGTTAGAAACGTGGAACATCTTTTGTTGTGCTCATATATGAAGTTATGACGTCAAAGCGAAGCACTTACCATGAGGAGAAGCACTGCTTGGTGCTGATCACCCATCTGGCGTCAACCAGGGATCCTCCACAGAAGTGATTTCCCTTCCTGCACACAGGGACCGGGGTCACACAGACGGCGGCGCGTTGGTCACGTGCGTGGGCTCACGGCGTCGCCTCACCTGTCTCTGAGGCTCACTGTCCACGGAGAGTTCCCAGGAATCCCGTTGATGATGCGCGTCCTGGGATTTTTGCGGTCGTCTCGCTTCCCGCACTCGCTGAACTCCACCTtttctgtggaggaggaagaaggacgGCGCGTTACTGTTGGAGCCACGAGACGAGGAGGCCTGCGGTCGACTTGCTTCAGAATGGTTCAGAGACTGACCCACTGTTTGAGTCAGGGACactttctctccagctgttcaAAACACCAAGAAATAAGTCGTCATGTTGATGCATTTCCAGCACACGTGGCACTAAAACAATGGATGAGTGGTTCTGTACCACACTGCTTAATGGCACAGTAGTCAAACTCGGTTTTTGGGTCGGTGGTGTAGCACCAGGGTCCATGCTGGTCCCCATCTGGGTTACGGCAGTAGTTCTCAGTCAGATTAGCCTCAGGATGTGTCCTTGGGTTGATCCTGGAAAATGAAAGTCATTCTTCTGTTTCTATTGGTGAGCAAATCTTTCATTAGCCCAAATGGACACTGGAACTTTCCCACTTGCTGGAATCCTTCATAATACCCTAAAAAACACTGCTTGATTTTGTCTTTAATATGAGTGATGGGGACAAAATAGCTGCATAGTTAGCGCTCTCATTTGGCCGTGACTCCACAGCTCAGCCTACTTTGTCTGGTGAGGCGTGTGGACGTTCCACTTCTGGCAGGTGATCCCTTTACGGGTTTTGCGAACCATTCCTCTGtagttttttccattttcttgaTAGCAATCTGAAAAGAAAAGTTTAACAGCACAATATCCTCTCATATTTGTGCATATCTTAATGCACAGATGTGAGTGACCCTATCTTATATAAAGTACATGCACATCAATGCTTACAGAGAAGATTTAGTCACTGCATTTGAGCTCTCTCAACATTTTCCTGCTCCTTTACGTGAACAGGTTGTTGTAGCCATTTCATCACATTTCGATTCTGACCACTCAATCGCAATCAAAGACACGAACCCTCGGCTTCTATGTCGTCTGCACAGCGTTTGATCTGCAGGCAGAGCGCGGTCCTCATCTCCGGCACGGACGTGAAGCACCACGGAGCCTCCGACCCGTCCGGGTTGCGGCAGTAGTTCTCCTCCAAACCCCTAACGAGGTGGAACACGGTGAGCAGCGATCACGCAGATCcacggacctcctcctcctcttcctcactcacTTGCATTCGTAGGTGTTGGGGTAGAAGGGGTGCTCGTGAGGATGCTGGGTGTCCCAGCGCTGGCAGGGGATGCCGGACGTGGTCTCGTTGACTTTTCCTCTGTAATCCTCCCCGCGCCCACGGAAGCATTTGGTGGTGAAGCTCGAGCGCTGACGTTTCTCGGGAAGAACCTCAGCTGGACAGAAGGGGCAAATTAGTGTCTCAAGATGAACAGGGATTCATGGTTAGTGTTAGGTTCCCAGTTTGCAGTATTTAATGAGGATATTCTTTTATAAGAATAATGGTTCATGAATTAATCCTTTGATTGAAATTATTGGGGATTTGAAACAAATTCACATTCAATACTGCActacacatacaaacatatgTAATGTAAAAAGTATTTATTTGTCTTAGTATAAAGTAGTAATGTGTTATCTTTAGCTACAAGCACcataaaaaatgtgtgtgtataataataataaatattgtatattGTGTAGGAACATTAATTATCTTTAACCAAGTTTATTTTTCTAACTACGCCACAAGGCGGCGCTGTTCGACAGGCGTTCAGTACACGAtgatctctgctctgtgaaaatCCCAGTGTTGCGCAACCGATGTTGACATTTTAGAGAAAGCTGAAATGCCTGGTTTGggttttttgtttatatatgtCCTGGTACCTGAAGTTCAGAGTTTGAGTCGACATTTGTTAAATATTAGtccaacacagcaaacacaatttaaaaataGTTGCAGTCCTAATAAGCAAATAAGTTTAAACATagtgattttgatttttttatgtatataAAGATTAATACCTTCAAACTAAATACAGGTTAACTGTGATTAACAGGTGGTTAACTACCTTCTataaatttagattttaaaaacatttttaaacccCTTTTCTCCTAATGTTCACCAAACTAGAAGCTGATACAAGccacacaaaaaacagaaattaaataaataaaaggtgtTTTAATTAACCTTTAATTAACCTGGAATCCTATGAAACAATGTGGTGCTTGACTTCCTGACAAGCATCTGCTCACTTCAGCCATATTAAGGAGAGTTGTGGGGGCAATCCTGAATGTGGCGAGCCAtttgcagaaacaacaaaaaggtGATTTCTCTAAATTTAATTACAGCTACTTAATGGGACTCTTTAATTCCGGTGTGACTCCTGTTGCCACGGGGATCGACTACATTCAGCTCACATGTCGCCACAgcgaagcaacaacaacaacaacaacaacaataaaaaaacagcatccAATCAAAATATCTCCAATAATGATTATTTCAATCCTTAATTAACCTTCTAGTTCTTCTCTCAGTCATTCCTGCGGTCTGTGCGCTCACACAACTGGCTTCTAACAGCAGCGCTAGCGTCTTACTGCACTTGCTGATCTCGCAGTTCTCCCGCTCCACCTCCGGGTCGGTGGTGTAGCACCAGGGCACCGGCGACGCATCCGGGTTGCGGCAGTAGTTGTCGTCCAAGCTCTTATCAGGGTACCTGAAACGTGAGTATccaacagtcacacacacacacacacacacgagacgCAGAATCCGCCTCACTTTGACCTGAGGCTCGGAATGAGGGTGCGAATCGACTAAATGGCGGCCGTGGCGGACCCGTACTTCTCAGGCTGGTAGATGTGCTGATGAGGGTACTGCTGGTCCCAGCGCTGGCACTCTCTGCCGCTCACGGTGTGGTCCACCTGCCCCCTGTAGTCCTCCCCGTTGCACGTCATACACACCTCTGCAAGGTGAACGTGGGCTCGCGTCACACGGGCGCACACGGACCAGCATGCATCTGGGCGCGGCTACGAACCGTCTTTGCACTGGGGGATGTTGCAGCTCTCGTAGCGACGCTCGGGGTCGATGGTGTAGCACCAGGGCCCGATCCGGTCCCCGTCCGGGTTCCGGCAGTAGTTCAGCTCCAGGCCGTTGGCGGGCGAGGGGATCCACCTGCGACCAAATTCAGCTTTAAAAATACATCCCAGAGGATCCAGAACTGTTGATCTGTGCACAGCATGTGGATGTTTCTCACCTGTGATCGTGAGGAAACTTGGACCACCACTGTTGGCAGGTGAGGCCACTCTTTGTGGTCAAAACCTTCCCCCTGTAGTCCTCGcctttacccacaatgcatttccTGACGTACACTGCAACAGAAGCACAAACCGACTCCAGCATCGGGCTGTTTGTTACAGTTACACACAGAGAGTGTTGCTCGTGACGCGTGTCCTACCCTTCTTCTCGTAAAGGTCACAGTTGACGTTCCTCTTCACCTCTGCGTTGTCGCCGTCGGCAACCCAGGGAAGATGTTTACAGGTGACGGCGGGACGGGTCTCGTAGTTGAACGCTCTGACGACGACACAAAGCGGCACAAACTAGGTTTGAAACTAATTCTGGTTAAGATTGAATATTTATGTCCACTTTATTATGAAGTCTAATTCAATCCATTACAGCAACTTCTGCAGTAAATAATCCTTATATTAATGTTTTGGcctccagcctcagcttcagtttAAGCCTTTTCACTGCTgtttataaattatttatttattatgctCCAGGTTTAAGACTAACAGATTTTCCAAAAAGCAGGCGGATGTTTTTGtagctttttatattttaacagacACTTTTcttaagaaaaaaacacaaactttgaAAGCAGAGGAGAGTGTGAGACAGAATAATTCGCAGCTGCCTCTCACCTTCTGTGAGCGACTAATAACAGTATTTGTGTGCCCCATTACCATAAAGTGGTTTAGTTAATCCTGTTAAACTTGATTCGTTTACATCACGCCTGGTCATCTGACTGCTCACATCTCCTGACCCATTGGACTTCAATACAGATCTTATCACGAGCCCAGATCTGAGGGATTGTCTTACAGTGTCCATTTGCATTCAGAGTCGTTAAGGACCCTCTGGTGTCGCTGCAAAACAGCTCCGACCCTGATGGCCTCCGTGCGTTCCGCATGTCGTTACGAATCTCAGCTCTGTTAAAGCCATCAGAACCCTCTCAGGCCGTGGTTTTCGTGGGGCTTAAGGTGGATACCTGCAGTCCAGAGACTGTGAGCAGCGCGTGGCACAGTCCTCCAGGTTCAGGCCCGGCAGCGACGACATTCGCGCCGAGTTCCAGGACGTAGGAACCAGCTCTCGGCCCTCGGAGCGCTGGAAGTCATTCAGGGGGCTGCGGTACCCTGTTGATGCAAAGCACGGCTGAagcgggttctggttctgtttctgCATCGGCCCAGATGCAGTTTGAACTGGAACACAGGTGCTCACTGGTACCAGATGCGACATTTGGGCCTGAGCCTGTTCACTAATAACCTTTGGACCAAGacacagctgctggtttgtgAAGGgagcaaagcacaaacaaactagtaacttacagtatatttacagaACAAATGTTAGGTAATAACAAAAATCACAAAACGACGTTTAAAATGCCACATTAACGCTCATTCGCCGACTTTACTTCTATAGACAGTAACTCTTACAACATGTGACCTAAACATGCTTCtaaaacaaacaaggcagaAGGTTTTAGCGTTTTTTAAAAGcaaggatgaagatgatgaagtcTTCTTACCAGTGACCAGTCCGACTGTGAGGagaaaacaggacaaaagctggTTCATTGTTTGTCTGCTCCAGATGAAACTCGAATTATTCTGGATAATGAATATATCCACAGAATGAGATCCTTTGACGAGcttatttgttttgtctttttattataGGACTAACGGAATTAAAGGCTTGTCGTCAGGTCCTcctgaaataaaagcaaatatcaGCTGGTTCTGAAGGATAACGCAAACCCTGAACCCGACCCAGGCCGAGGCGAACACCGAGTCCTAAGTCAAACAGAGGCCCCGGGTCCCCGACGCCTCCGCTCGATGCTCGTCAACCATTAACCAGCACACACGCACGACTCCGGACGGCGGAACCAGTTCTCCGCGCAGACGCTAGACGTCACTAGAAGAAACtccgggttttttttttttttttttttttacagtttcctgCCGTTTTTCCGGGAGTGAAGTGAAACCGCAGCTCGTTCGTCGTCTGCTCGTATCGAAGCTTCATCATCAGGTGAGACGAGGCGGGTGGTTTCCTACCGCGACGACGGACCGAACAGCCTGAAGAAGTCGATGCTACGAATTAAAGCACGTGACGTGGAGTTCGTCCGCAACGAGCGAACTTTTAGTTTCGACAGCGCAGCGCGTAACAACGCGCGTGAAGCGAGTCCACGGCGCCGCACGACACGTTTAAAGTGTGTTATTTCAACCAAACGTGGGGAATAAACGGGGAAACTTCGCAGAATGGTCGGTGGGTGTTCGGTGGAAACCGGGCAATGATTAACCCGAGTCTGCGCCAGAAGAAGGTGTGTTCAGGTACAAGGGTTCCCTGCGACGTGCAGAGGGCGAGCTGCAcacgtggttctggttctggttctgctggtttgcATGTGATGATCACCTCATGACCTCTAGATAATTCCACTTCCAGCTCCTCTTTGGGCGACGCTGGTTAaacgtgactgacagctgttcGGCCTCTTCCGGCAGGATGTCGGCCGTGGAGACGACGGAGGGGAGCGTGCAGGTGCGCAGCTGCAACGCGCCGCTCTTCTACCGGCAGAGTCGACCTGCCGCCGGGGAGGCGAGGGCGtcggtcctgctgctccacggcATCCGCTTCTCCTCAGAGAACTGGCTCAGCATCGGCACCCTGGAGGCTCTGGCCAGAGCCGGCTGCCGAGCAGTGGCCATCGACCTGCCGGGTGGGTGTGAGTGGAGGCCACGCTGACCCAGAAACCCCTCGCTGTCCGTCTAACGCGCCGTCTCACACAGGGCTCGGTCGGTCCAAGGCGGCAGAGGCCCCGGCGCCGGTGGGGGAACCGGCCCCCGCTGGTTTCCTGAAGGAGGTGTGCGAGGAGCTGGGCCTGAGCCCCGTGGTGGTGGTGAGCCCGTCGCTCAGTGGGATGTactccctccccttcctcatGCAGCACCAAGCCCTGGTGCGCGGCTACGTCCCCGTCGCTCCCATCTGCACCGACAGGTTCACCCCGGAGCAGTACGCGAGTGTCAAGGTACGGCCCGTTTTATTAACGCGGGGGTCGTGTTGATGTGGAGGCAGAACCGGAATGACGGGCGTCTCCTCCAGGTCCCGGCGCTGATCGTTTACGGGGACCAGGACACGCAGCTGGGGGAGGTGTCGCTCCGCAACCTGAGCAACCTGCCCCGGCACCGCGTGGTGGTGATGAGAGGCGCCGGGCACCCGTGCTACCTGGACGACCCGGACGCCTGGCACGCGGCCGTCCTGGACTTCCTCCAGACGCTGTGAGCGCCTGTGCATCAGAAGGTGCCCGGTCACTCAGAAGACTGCAAACCGTCCGCATCGCCGCTTAATCACGCCAATAATGAACCAGACCCCACGTGTTCTCCTGCAAATCTGTAGTAAATGaatgaagatttttttttggaAATACACTGACCTTTTCCTGTTAAGAGAGGAAACCGTGAAAAGATGGACCGGTTCTGTTAATGACTAGCACTTTTGAAGTACCCCCTTGACCTGAATAGGCTGAAATTAAAGTAGTATTTTCACAGTTTGGGTTTTACACTACATGAAAACTGACTGCACCCACTTTGCCCCGAAACCTCATGACAACGATAACCTCATAAAAGCACAATGATGTTAGAGTTGCTCTACTGGATTAATGCAAACTGTAccggtgtacctaataaagtggccactaCCAATATTCCACATTCCATTCTTAATAATAAACTGATAATTTTACATGATTGTCTAACGATTGTGATCTTCTCCTATAAAACTGTACCACAAGTTACCATTTGAAGCACCTGAATAAACTGTTCTACTGAAAAACAGGCCACAAGCTGATTTGAAGTGAAAAATATGAACATTATTTAATAACTGATTCTCTGTAATAAACAATTTGAAAATATTTTACAAGAAATCACAGACACAATATTTTACAAATTTtgccctcttcttttcttttagcTTCATCTGTACAAAAGAATGGAGTGACGTGGGCCAGCGCCCAGAAAAGAAGGAGCAACATCTTCCGCACACACGAACATTCACACCCACAGACGTACGAGGAGAAAAAACTCAAACATTTTGACTTCATTTCTCAAACTTATCAACAGTGCTGTATtcctatatattttttaaacttcACTTAAATTGGActggttttactgttttttttccctctaaATGGTATTTTTTCACACACTTGGTCAAACATGGTCACATAGCACCAGACTACAGACTACAGAATCACATACACACGTGTCTTTCCCACAGAGACGCACCAACACAGATGCAGCGAGGGTCAGGACGGGGCTTCGTGAAACCCTCCTCTACTTATTTTGGGTTCGATCCGAAAGCGGGCCCCTCCCTCTCATCCCCAAGCTGGTccaggttttctgtttttttttttttctcttttttgtttttttctatcttTTGGCAAAAGGAAATCCGTCAAATCACAGAAATCACGTGTGCCCGTTGGGATTCACACGCAGATGTCACTACATGATTCCTCCCTGACCTTCGGTTCTGACGGGCCTGCGCTGCTCTGTGGAGACCCACTCCCTGAGCTTGCCTCTACATCCCACCTgctcacaaagaaaaaaaacacacccggGAAGCGGCGTCCTTGGCTTACACTTCTGCCTGGTGCTTGACATCTCCCAAATGGGCATTTATAAGTGCCATTAAACgcttgcttgtgtgtgtgtgtgtgtgtgtgtggtgcagatACACAAAGTGTAGGCCTAGATAGTCACGAATATGTGTGAGACCGTGTGCATACGAAGTCAGGAAAAGAGAGGAAGTTGCAGGGGGTACATTTCCACAGGCACGTGTAGCGTTCATTTACAGACAGTGGAAATCAGGAGATACAGACAGAATTGATGGCacaggacagagacaaacaaatgcCAGAAAGGTAAAGCTGCGTCCTGGAGCCACGTCTCCGCGCTGCGCTCACTGTGCCGGCATCTGTTTGTCGCATCAGACAGTACCAAGAACTGTACATGTGTTGAGTTTTTAGATCACGGGGACTCCTCCCGCCCGAGGTTTGGCTCCGTGGAGAAGATCCAAGGTCAAAGttgtgggtttttcttttttttggggggggatTTTCAACCCTCCGCACACTTTCAAGCAGTTGATCAAGCAGGCATCAATCGATAACGAGTCATTCCAGgatgtaaaaatacaaaattagAGCTCACCATAGGACGTACTGcaggacacagagaaacagtGGAGTGGGCGCTGTGGAGGATCTACTTGTGTTAGTGTGCATGACCACGGGAAACATCAGAGCTCTGCAATACTAAGGCATTTAGAGAGGCTTTGTTGACTATGCTGCATGTGGAACACAAAGGACAAATGAACGACACATTCTTTCAGACACCTCTGATGACTGGAAATAGATTCGTTTTGTTTCAGTGAaatcccttttttttctccacaacAACACCACATTTTGTCTGTTTCGACACGAGAAAACAGCCACGGTGTGTAACCGTACCACAACTGTGAACCCTCATTCactccataaaaaaaaaaaaaaaaaaaaaacacacacacccaaaaacACATTCCCTTTGAGGGGCTTTAACGTAAACGCACACAtctgcacgcaaacacacgcttCAGGCAGAACTGTAGCAGTCAGGAGGCCCTAAAGACGCTGCGCTGCCAGTTGAGCCGCTGTTTACCGATAGTGTACAGCCCTGTACATGGCTGTGTAAAGGAACAGTATAGTAACTCCATACGA contains:
- the mst1 gene encoding hepatocyte growth factor-like protein; protein product: MNQLLSCFLLTVGLVTGYRSPLNDFQRSEGRELVPTSWNSARMSSLPGLNLEDCATRCSQSLDCRAFNYETRPAVTCKHLPWVADGDNAEVKRNVNCDLYEKKVYVRKCIVGKGEDYRGKVLTTKSGLTCQQWWSKFPHDHRWIPSPANGLELNYCRNPDGDRIGPWCYTIDPERRYESCNIPQCKDEVCMTCNGEDYRGQVDHTVSGRECQRWDQQYPHQHIYQPEKYPDKSLDDNYCRNPDASPVPWCYTTDPEVERENCEISKCTEVLPEKRQRSSFTTKCFRGRGEDYRGKVNETTSGIPCQRWDTQHPHEHPFYPNTYECKGLEENYCRNPDGSEAPWCFTSVPEMRTALCLQIKRCADDIEAEDCYQENGKNYRGMVRKTRKGITCQKWNVHTPHQTKINPRTHPEANLTENYCRNPDGDQHGPWCYTTDPKTEFDYCAIKQCAGEKVSLTQTVEKVEFSECGKRDDRKNPRTRIINGIPGNSPWTVSLRDRKGNHFCGGSLVDARWVISTKQCFSSCYVDLPGYSAMMGTLFRDPKEGEPGKQTIPLTKIVCGPSESQLVMLQLEYPAQFNERVSQICLPPERYIVAEGTDCEIAGWGETKGTGNETVLNVAHVPVLSNNKCNKYFRGRVRENEMCTSSFQGGVGACERDYGGPLACQNRDCWVLEGVIIPMRRCGHPGQPNIFIRVSVYVDWIKKVMEMDKDQGLTGTLSDSV
- the abhd14b gene encoding protein ABHD14B isoform X3 → MSAVETTEGSVQVRSCNAPLFYRQSRPAAGEARASVLLLHGIRFSSENWLSIGTLEALARAGCRAVAIDLPGLGRSKAAEAPAPVGEPAPAGFLKEVCEELGLSPVVVVSPSLSGMYSLPFLMQHQALVRGYVPVAPICTDRFTPEQYASVKVPALIVYGDQDTQLGEVSLRNLSNLPRHRVVVMRGAGHPCYLDDPDAWHAAVLDFLQTL
- the abhd14b gene encoding protein ABHD14B isoform X2 — its product is MMSAVETTEGSVQVRSCNAPLFYRQSRPAAGEARASVLLLHGIRFSSENWLSIGTLEALARAGCRAVAIDLPGLGRSKAAEAPAPVGEPAPAGFLKEVCEELGLSPVVVVSPSLSGMYSLPFLMQHQALVRGYVPVAPICTDRFTPEQYASVKVPALIVYGDQDTQLGEVSLRNLSNLPRHRVVVMRGAGHPCYLDDPDAWHAAVLDFLQTL
- the abhd14b gene encoding protein ABHD14B isoform X1 — translated: MINPSLRQKKLLFGRRWLNVTDSCSASSGRMSAVETTEGSVQVRSCNAPLFYRQSRPAAGEARASVLLLHGIRFSSENWLSIGTLEALARAGCRAVAIDLPGLGRSKAAEAPAPVGEPAPAGFLKEVCEELGLSPVVVVSPSLSGMYSLPFLMQHQALVRGYVPVAPICTDRFTPEQYASVKVPALIVYGDQDTQLGEVSLRNLSNLPRHRVVVMRGAGHPCYLDDPDAWHAAVLDFLQTL